CCGGACGTCCGCGCTGCGCTTGGTGTCGTGCGTGGAGAGCACGGTGCCGGTGCCGGGCCAGTCCCGGGCGATCCGCAGGCAGTACGCGTGGAACTCCTCCACCGGCACCGCCGGTCGGCCCGCGTCGCCGCCGACCTCGTTCGCCGACAGCAGCGGCGTGTACCGGTAGAAGGCGGTGTCCTCCACGGACTTGGCCCGCAGGGCGGAGGAGGTCTGCGCGAACCGCGCCCGGAACGCCCGGTGTCCGGGGCCGTCGCCGAGTTCGCCGAGCGCCAGCGCCCGCACGGTGTCCACGGCCGAAGCCTCCTCCGGCACCGCGAACGCGGCCTTCGCTCCGCGCGCCGCCTCCGGGGTCAGCACCTCCTCGCCGCCGGTCCGGTAGGTCCGGTAGACGGGGACCCGGACGAGGAGCTCGCGGATCGCGGTGCGCAGCGCCCAGGGGGCGTGGTCCCGGAGCGCGGGATCGGCGGCGCAGATCCGCCCGGCGATCCGGGTCAGCGCAGCCGTCTCGGACGCCAGGTCATGGGTGACCACCTCGTACGCGGCGCGGCGCTCGGTCGCCTCCCAGCGGCCGCCCCGGTCCCCGGCCTTGCCGACGAACTCCCGGTAGACATCCGCGAGTTCGTCGGCGCCCAGCGGGTCGGTGAAGACGCCGTCGAGCCGCCGCAGCGCGTCGTACCCGGTGGTGCCCGCGACCGGCCAGTCGGCGGGCAGCGTCTCCGCGCCCGTGAGGATCTTCTCGACGACCGTCCAGCAACGCCCGCCGGTCGCCGCCGCCAGATCCTCCAAGTAGCCCTGCGGGTCGGCGAGTCCGTCCGGGTGGTCGATGCGCAGCCCCTCGATCACTCCGTCCGCGACCAGCTCCACGATCTTCGCGTGGCTCGCCGCGAACACCTCGGGGTCCTCCGCCCGCACCCCGATGAGCTCCGAGACGGTGAAGAAGCGGCGGTAGCCCAGCTCGGTGCGGGCCAGCCGCCACCAGCCGAGCCGGTACCACTGGGCGTCGAGGAGCTCGTCGAGCGGCAGTCCCTCGGTGCCCGGACGGAGCGGGAACTCCTGCCCGTCCAGGTGCAGGGACCCGCCCGAGACCCGGAACCGGTCCCGTACGTCCGGGAGCCGCGCCGGCAGCACCGGGAGCAGCATCCGGCCGTCCCCGGCCCGCCAGTCGATGTCGAACCAGCGGGCGTACGGCGAGTCCGGGCCGTCGCGGAGCACGGCGCGCAGCGCGTGGTTGTGGCGCGGGGAGGCCGCCATGTGGTTGGGCACCAGGTCCACGACGAGCCCGAGGCCGTGCGCCCGCGCGGTCGCCGCCAGGGCCCGCAGCCCCTCCTCGCCGCCCAGTTCGGACCGTACGGACCGGTGGTCGGTGACGTCGTAGCCGTGGGTCGAGCCGGGCACCGCCTCCAGGACCGGGGAGAGGTGCAGGTGCGAGACCCCGAGGCCGGCCAGGTAGGGCACGGCGCGCTCGGCGGCCGCGAACGGGAACTCCGGCTGGAGCTGCAGCCGGTAGGTCGAGGTGGGTGGATTGGGCGTCATGCGAACGTACGTACCCCGCCGGAGGGCTTCTGTGTCATCGCCCCATGCACCCGTTCGAGTGCATCGCGTTACGTTCGCGTGATGCTCCGGATGTATCGCGACACGCTGTCCCTGCTCGGACCGGCCCTGCCGGTCGTCTCGTTCCTCGGCCGGCTGCCCACCGCCATGTGCCAGCTCGGCAGCCTGCTCCTGGTCGCGGAGACGAGCGGCTCGCTCGCCACCGCCGGGCTCACCGGCGGCGCGCTCGCCGCAGGACAGACCGTCGCGGGGCCCGTGATCGGCCGCCTCGCCGACCGGCACGGCCAGCGGGGGGTCGTCCTCGCGGCCTCCCTGGCCAACGCGGTCGCCGTCGCCGCCCTGGTCCTCGCCGCCCTCGCCGACGCCGCGACCGGCCCGCTCATGGTGCTCGGGGCGCTCGCCGGGGCCACCGTCCCGCAGGTCGGGCCGCTCGCCAGGACCCGCTCCGTGGCCCTCGCCCGCCGCTCCGGCGCGGACGACCGGCTCGTCGGCGCGGTCCTCTCCTTCGAGGGCACCCTCGACGAGGTCTCCTTCGTCCTCGGCCCGGCCCTCGTCGGCCTGGCCGCCGCCGTCGCCCACCCGGCGGCCGCGCTCCTCCTGGCGGCCCTGCTGCTCGCCGTCTGCGGGACGGCCTTCGCGCTCCACCCGACGGCCGCCGCCCCGGCGCCCGTCACGACCACCCGTAAGGGTGCCGCCGAACGGACGCGGCTGCCGGGATCCGCGTACGCCCTGCGCGGCACGATGGTCCTCCAGGGCGCCATGTTCGGCGCCTCGCAGGCCGGGATCACCGCCCTCACCGAGGAGCTCGGCGCCCCCGCCCAGGCCGGGCTCGTCTACGCCGCCATGGGCGTCATGAGCGCCGCCGTCGGCCTCTCCATGGCCGCCGTGCCCGCCCGGATCGGGCTCACGACCCGCTGGCGCGCCGCGACCGCCGGGCTGGTCGTCCTCTCCGTACCGCTGTTGTTCGTCGGCTCCCTCGGCGCGCTGTACGCGGTCGTCGTCGTCCTCGGCGCCGCCTACGCCCCGCACCTGATCACCGTCTTCGGGCTCACCGAGCGGATCGTGCCGGCCGCCCGGCTCGCCGAGTCGATGGCCTTCCTCACCAGCGGGATCGTGGGCGGCCAGGCCCTCGCCCTGGCCGTGTCCGGCCGGCTCGCCGAAGGCCACGGCGCCCCCGCCGCCTTCGCGGTGGCGGTGGGGGCGGCCGTGGCCTGCGCGGTGCTCTCCTGGTCGGTACGGGTCAAGAGCCCCGTGCGCGAGTTCAGGCCGGCCGGCGCAGAACGGTCAGGCTGAGCGGCGCGAGCGTCACCCGCTCGCCGCCCGCGAGCTCCGGGCCCTCCTGCGGCGGCATGCCCTCCGGATCCGAGGTGTCCACGACCATCCGCCAGCAGCGCCCGTGGCTGTCCGGGACCGCGAACTCCAGCTCCTTCGACGAGGCGTTGAACATCAGCAGGAAGGAGTCGTCGGCGATCCGCTCGCCCTGTGTGCCCGGCTCCGAGATGGCGTTGCCGTTCAGGAAGACCGTCAGCGCCTTCGCGTGCGCGGCCTGCCAGTCGCGGGCGGTCATCTCCTCGCCCTCGGGCGTGAACCAGGCGATGTCCGTCAGCTCGTCGTGGGTCCCCTCCACCGGCCGGCCGTGGAAGAAGCGGCGGCGCCGGAAGACCGGATGCTCCCGGCGCAGCCGGACCATCGCGCGCGTGAAGCGCAGCAGCGTCGCCTCCGCTTCGCTGTTCTCCTTCGGCCACCGCACCCAGGACACCTCGTTGTCCTGGCAGTACGCGTTGTTGTTGCCGCCCTGCGTCCGCCCGAACTCGTCGCCGTGGCTGAGCATCGGCACGCCCTGCGAGAGCATCAGCGTGGCGAGGAAGTTGCGCATCTGGCGGGCGCGCAGCTCCGCGATGCCGACGTCCTCGGTCTCGCCCTCGACCCCGCAGTTCCAGGAGCGGTTGTAGCTCTCGCCGTCCCGGTTGCCCTCGCCGTTCGCCTCGTTGTGCTTGTCGTTGTACGAGACGAGGTCCCGCAGGGTGAATCCGTCGTGGCAGGTCACGAAGTTGACCGAGGCGAGCGGCCGCCGGCCGTCGTCCTGGTACAGATCGGAGGAGCCGGTCAGGCGGGAGGCGAACTCGGCGAGCGTGCGCGGCTCGCCCCGCCACAGGTCCCGCACGCAGTCCCGGTACTTGCCGTTCCACTCGGTCCACAGCGGCGGGAAGTTGCCCACCTGGTAGCCGCCCTCGCCGACGTCCCACGGCTCGGCGATCAGCTTCACCTGGCTCACCACCGGGTCCTGCTGCACCAGGTCGAAGAACGAGGACAGCCGGTCCACCTCGTGGAACTGGCGGGCCAGGGTGGCCGCCAGGTCGAAGCGGAAACCGTCCACGTGCATCTCGGTCACCCAGTACCGCAGGCTGTCCATGATGAGCTGGAGCACGTGCGGGGAGCGCATGAGCAGCGAGTTCCCCGTGCCGGTGGTGTCCGTGTAGTACCGGGGATCGTTCGAGAGCCGGTAGTACGAGGGGTTGTCCAGGCCCCGGAAGGAGAGCGTAGGGCCCAGGTGGTTGCCCTCGGCGGTGTGGTTGTAGACCACGTCGAGGATGACCTCGATGCCCGCCTGGTGCAGCGCCCGGACCGCCGACTTGAACTCCAGGACCTGCTGGCCCCGGTCGCCCCAGGACGCGTAGGCGTTGTGCGGGGCGAAGAAGCCGATCGTGTTGTAGCCCCAGTAGTTGGCGAGCCCCGCGTCCACCAGGCGGTGGTCGTTCACGAACTGGTGAACGGGCATCAGTTCGAGGGCGGTGACGCCCAGTTCCTTCAGATGCCCGATGACCGACGGATGCGCGAGACCCGCGTACGTCCCGCGCAGCTCCTCCGGAAGGTCCGGGTGCAGCATCGTCAGGCCCTTCACATGGGCCTCGTAGATCACCGTGTGGTGGTACTCGGTGCGCGGACGCCGGTCGTCGCCCCAGTCGAAGTAGGGGTTCACGACCACCGAGGTCATCGTGTGCGGGCCCGAGTCGAGGTCGTTGCGCGCGTCCGGCCGCCCGAACGGGTAGCCGTACACCGCCTCGCCCCACTTCACCTGCCCCGACACCGCGCGCGCGTACGGGTCGAGCAGCAGCTTCGCCGCATTGCAGCGCAGCCCGCGCTCCGGCGCGTACGGGCCGTGCACCCGGAACCCGTACCGCTGACCGGGCATCACGCCCGGCAGATAGGCGTGCCGTACGAACGCGTCGGTCTCGCGCAGCTCCACCGCCGTCTCCGAGCCGTCGTCGTGCAGCAGACACAGCTCGATCCTGTGGGCGGCCTCCGAGAAGACCGCGAAGTTGGTTCCCGCTCCGTCATAGGTGGCGCCCAGGGGGTACGCCTGTCCCGGCCAGACCTGCATGGATATAGATTCTTCCTCTTCTGTCCGGGTTTTGTGGGTGTTCTTCGGCCAGATCCTGCCCGAAAGAAGGGCAACCACCTAGGACTTCGCCCCGTCCTACCGGGTGACCGCAGACCAAGAGGGGGAAAGAGGGGGAAGTGTGTACGAAATAGTGCGCCGCCACCTGGGGAAGGTGGTGGCCGGAGCGGCCATGGCGGTGACGGGCACCGCCGTCGCCGTCGCGATCAGCCTGCCGGGCCAGGCGGGAGCGAGCGGGGCCGCCGGAACCGGAGGCGCCACCGGCGTCGCCGGAGCGGCCGGTGCGCGGACGGGGGGCGGCACGGGCGGCGCCTCGCAGCAGGGGGAGACGGGCGCACAGACCACCGGCAGCGCCCCGCCGCCCGCCACCGTCGTCCCGGCCGCGGCCGAGGGGAAGAAGGGCGTCGGGAGCGACCCGCTCACCGAGGACGAGCTCGCACGGGCCGAGGCGCTGGCGCTGACCCCGCCCGCCGCCACCGCCCAGCAGGACGTCGAAGGCGGCCGCGGCCCGCAGCGCCTCGGCACCCGGCTCGCCGAGCCCGTCCCGGGCGACCCGTCCCGGCGCGCCGAGGTCCGCCTCTACGACTACGCGCGCGACGAGCTCCTCACGAAGACCGTCAACCTCGACACCGGCAAGGTCGAGAAGTCCGGCGCGCAGCGCGGGGTCCAGCCCTCCGCCCACCCCGACGAGCTGCGCGAGGCCCTGGAGCTGATCCTCGCGAGCCCGCTCGGCAAGGGCGTCAAGGAGGACTACAAGGACGCCACCGGCAAGGAGCTCACGTCCACCGGGCAGCTGTGGTTCAACGGCGACGTCTACCGCACCTACCGCGAGGCCGACGTGCCCGCGCAGCTCACCCGTTGCGGGGAGCACCGGTGCGTCCGGCTCGTCACCAAGGTCCTCAACGGGGCCTGGATCGACACCCGGAACCTGATCGTCGACCTCTCCGCGAGGACCGTCACCCGGGTCGGCTGACCACCGCCCCGGCCACTCCGCAGCCTCCTCACGACACGTACGAGGGAGTACGTCCCCATGTCCCACCGGAGCAACCCGCGCGCCCGCAAGCGGGGCGCCGTCCTGACCGCCGCCGTGCTGCTCGGCACCGCCACGGCCGCCGCCGGCCCGGTGGCCGGCGCCACCGCGGCCACCGCCCCGCCCGCCCGCCCGAACCAGGCGCCCGCCGCCTCACCCGACTGCTCGGCCGCGTACCGCATCACGCAGAAGCTCGACGGCGGCACCACCTGGCGGATGTGCTGGCGCTACGACACCGACGCCGGGCTCACGCTCGACCGGATCACCTACCAGCCGCCCGGCGCCGCCGCGCCCATCAAGGTCCTCAACAGCGCCCGGCTCGCCCAGATCCACGTGCCGTACGACGACGGCGGCGCCGAGTACGACGACCTCACCGGCGCCGGCTTCGGCTGGGGCCTGCAGAACCTCAAGCCGGCCGAGTGCCCCGGCGGCACCCTCACCACCGTCAAGGTGCCCGAGATCGGCGACGTCAAGGGCCTGTGCACCACCACGCGGGCGCGTGGGCACGCGTACCGCATGGCCAGCGACAACGGCTCCAAGGTCTGGGCGGCCCAGGCCAAGGACCTGCTCGTCTACACCGTCAACAAGGTCGGCTGGTACGAGTACATCACCGAGTGGCGCTTCACCGCCGACGGCACCATCGGCGCCAACGTCGGCGCCACCGGCAGCCTCTCGCCCGTCGACTACAACGCCACCGACGGCCGCGGCTGGCCCCTCGGCAAGGGCGCCCGCGGCTACGCCACCAGCCATGCCCACAACGTCTTCTGGAAGCTCGACTTCGGTCTCGACGGCTCCACCAAGGACCGGATCGAGCAGTTCGACTCCACCGTCACCGCGCCCGCCGCCGGCGGCGGCGGACCCACCGTGAAGACGAAGAGGACCGTCGTCACCAAGGAACTCGCCGGCGACGCGAAGAACATGCGCTGGTGGCGGGTCGTCAGCGGCACCGGCAAGAACGCCGACGGCCACGCGCGCTCGTACGAGATCGTGCCCGGCCACACCGACACGCACGCGGGCCGCGGATTCACCAAGCACGACGTGTACTTCACCCAGTCCCGCGCCTGCGAGAAGTTCGCGAGCAACAACATCGGCAACTGCGCCGCGGGCGCCGGTGACAGCGTGGACAGGTGGGTCAACGGCGAGACGCTGACTCAGCCGTCCGTGTGGGTCAACATCGGGTTCCACCACATCGCCCGGGACGAGGACCAGCAGCCGATGCCGGTCCACTGGCAGGGCTTCCAGCTCGCGCCCAGGGACGTAACCGCTATGAATCCGCTCACTCCGGCCGATCTCGCCTCCCAGAACGGGCAGCCGGATCTGGGGAGTTGAGGAAGCAGCCTGACGATCCTGCTGCACCGCCTCCCGCTCGGGGAGTACCCTTCCTTGATCGTTGTCACATGGTCATCCTGTCCGCCGGAACGGGTGTCCGGGAGCAGAAGGCGGTGCGCGGGTGAGCTCGGGAGGTCTGGAGCTGCCCCCAGGTGACGCGGGTCACGAGGGGGGCCCGGCCGACCCCGCAGAGGCGCCGCCCGGAGCGGTCGCGCCACCGGGCGCGGCCGTACCCCCGGGCGTGGTCCTGCCGCCGGGCACGGTCGTGCCGCCCGGCACGGTCACCGTCGGCAGGCCCGTGGAGATCGGGGCGGAGCTCGACTGGGGCGCCGAGGCCTGGAGCGAGGTCCGCACCAGGGCCCAGCGCGCCGGCCGGGCGTACATCTGGCTGAACCTCGTCGAGCAGCGGCTGCGGGCCGTCGTCGCCGCCGTCCTGCGGCCCGTGTACGAACCCGTGCACGGCGAGGAGTGGGTGGTGGCCGCGGCCGGGCCCGCCGGCCAGGAATGGGTCCAGCGGGCCGTCGCCGTCCGCGAGGTCTCCCGGCGCAAGGGCTACCTCCTGGACCCGGCCGACGACAACGTCCTGAGCTTCCTCACGCTGCCCCAGCTGCGCGAGCTGATGGTGCAGCACTGGCC
This is a stretch of genomic DNA from Streptomyces sp. R44. It encodes these proteins:
- the treY gene encoding malto-oligosyltrehalose synthase yields the protein MTPNPPTSTYRLQLQPEFPFAAAERAVPYLAGLGVSHLHLSPVLEAVPGSTHGYDVTDHRSVRSELGGEEGLRALAATARAHGLGLVVDLVPNHMAASPRHNHALRAVLRDGPDSPYARWFDIDWRAGDGRMLLPVLPARLPDVRDRFRVSGGSLHLDGQEFPLRPGTEGLPLDELLDAQWYRLGWWRLARTELGYRRFFTVSELIGVRAEDPEVFAASHAKIVELVADGVIEGLRIDHPDGLADPQGYLEDLAAATGGRCWTVVEKILTGAETLPADWPVAGTTGYDALRRLDGVFTDPLGADELADVYREFVGKAGDRGGRWEATERRAAYEVVTHDLASETAALTRIAGRICAADPALRDHAPWALRTAIRELLVRVPVYRTYRTGGEEVLTPEAARGAKAAFAVPEEASAVDTVRALALGELGDGPGHRAFRARFAQTSSALRAKSVEDTAFYRYTPLLSANEVGGDAGRPAVPVEEFHAYCLRIARDWPGTGTVLSTHDTKRSADVRAGIAVLSQCPEVWAELLAEVAGVPAPDAHVAWTAWQTAFGFGTPDPDRLGPAILKSVREAGLRTSWTEPDAEYERAVAEFAAAGPGRIPLRAASEAAFALEPHIRAHALGAALAQLTMPGVPELYQNTEREYRALVDPDNRAPFAVGPEDERTALVRAALGLRRAHPEAFGPGGTYVPLTAEGPAAAHCLAFARSGRAITAVTRLSLRLAQAGGWQDTELVLPEGRWADALDGVREFTGGAATEVKLAELFAERPVALLTRVE
- a CDS encoding MFS transporter, producing MYRDTLSLLGPALPVVSFLGRLPTAMCQLGSLLLVAETSGSLATAGLTGGALAAGQTVAGPVIGRLADRHGQRGVVLAASLANAVAVAALVLAALADAATGPLMVLGALAGATVPQVGPLARTRSVALARRSGADDRLVGAVLSFEGTLDEVSFVLGPALVGLAAAVAHPAAALLLAALLLAVCGTAFALHPTAAAPAPVTTTRKGAAERTRLPGSAYALRGTMVLQGAMFGASQAGITALTEELGAPAQAGLVYAAMGVMSAAVGLSMAAVPARIGLTTRWRAATAGLVVLSVPLLFVGSLGALYAVVVVLGAAYAPHLITVFGLTERIVPAARLAESMAFLTSGIVGGQALALAVSGRLAEGHGAPAAFAVAVGAAVACAVLSWSVRVKSPVREFRPAGAERSG
- the glgX gene encoding glycogen debranching protein GlgX; its protein translation is MQVWPGQAYPLGATYDGAGTNFAVFSEAAHRIELCLLHDDGSETAVELRETDAFVRHAYLPGVMPGQRYGFRVHGPYAPERGLRCNAAKLLLDPYARAVSGQVKWGEAVYGYPFGRPDARNDLDSGPHTMTSVVVNPYFDWGDDRRPRTEYHHTVIYEAHVKGLTMLHPDLPEELRGTYAGLAHPSVIGHLKELGVTALELMPVHQFVNDHRLVDAGLANYWGYNTIGFFAPHNAYASWGDRGQQVLEFKSAVRALHQAGIEVILDVVYNHTAEGNHLGPTLSFRGLDNPSYYRLSNDPRYYTDTTGTGNSLLMRSPHVLQLIMDSLRYWVTEMHVDGFRFDLAATLARQFHEVDRLSSFFDLVQQDPVVSQVKLIAEPWDVGEGGYQVGNFPPLWTEWNGKYRDCVRDLWRGEPRTLAEFASRLTGSSDLYQDDGRRPLASVNFVTCHDGFTLRDLVSYNDKHNEANGEGNRDGESYNRSWNCGVEGETEDVGIAELRARQMRNFLATLMLSQGVPMLSHGDEFGRTQGGNNNAYCQDNEVSWVRWPKENSEAEATLLRFTRAMVRLRREHPVFRRRRFFHGRPVEGTHDELTDIAWFTPEGEEMTARDWQAAHAKALTVFLNGNAISEPGTQGERIADDSFLLMFNASSKELEFAVPDSHGRCWRMVVDTSDPEGMPPQEGPELAGGERVTLAPLSLTVLRRPA
- a CDS encoding Tat pathway signal sequence domain protein, with the translated sequence MYEIVRRHLGKVVAGAAMAVTGTAVAVAISLPGQAGASGAAGTGGATGVAGAAGARTGGGTGGASQQGETGAQTTGSAPPPATVVPAAAEGKKGVGSDPLTEDELARAEALALTPPAATAQQDVEGGRGPQRLGTRLAEPVPGDPSRRAEVRLYDYARDELLTKTVNLDTGKVEKSGAQRGVQPSAHPDELREALELILASPLGKGVKEDYKDATGKELTSTGQLWFNGDVYRTYREADVPAQLTRCGEHRCVRLVTKVLNGAWIDTRNLIVDLSARTVTRVG
- a CDS encoding copper amine oxidase, which produces MSHRSNPRARKRGAVLTAAVLLGTATAAAGPVAGATAATAPPARPNQAPAASPDCSAAYRITQKLDGGTTWRMCWRYDTDAGLTLDRITYQPPGAAAPIKVLNSARLAQIHVPYDDGGAEYDDLTGAGFGWGLQNLKPAECPGGTLTTVKVPEIGDVKGLCTTTRARGHAYRMASDNGSKVWAAQAKDLLVYTVNKVGWYEYITEWRFTADGTIGANVGATGSLSPVDYNATDGRGWPLGKGARGYATSHAHNVFWKLDFGLDGSTKDRIEQFDSTVTAPAAGGGGPTVKTKRTVVTKELAGDAKNMRWWRVVSGTGKNADGHARSYEIVPGHTDTHAGRGFTKHDVYFTQSRACEKFASNNIGNCAAGAGDSVDRWVNGETLTQPSVWVNIGFHHIARDEDQQPMPVHWQGFQLAPRDVTAMNPLTPADLASQNGQPDLGS